Proteins found in one Columba livia isolate bColLiv1 breed racing homer chromosome 11, bColLiv1.pat.W.v2, whole genome shotgun sequence genomic segment:
- the LOC102089404 gene encoding olfactory receptor 11L1 → MTNITAVLEFRLLGFSSNAHCQILLFTVFLVIYTLTILGNITIISVVTLEPRLHLPMYKFLKNLSFLEVCYTTTVVPKTLANLLAKRKSISFSGCMAQLYYFISLGATECYLLAVMAYDRYVAVCEPLHYGVVMTAESYTCLAMGCWVTGVFTGFLPCLMVSRLRFCSDNLINHFFCDIPPLLKLSCSDTTVTEAVIFILSFLVLASCFLLTLVSYLLIILSILKIPSASGKRITFSTCSSHLMVVTIYYGTMISMYVRPSYNLSSEINKAVSVLYTVVTPLLNPVIYSLRNKAFKKALGKIVIRHHRLHSL, encoded by the coding sequence ATGACAAATATTACAGCAGTACTGGAATTCAGGCTACTGGGCTTCAGTAGCAACGCACACTGCCAGATCCTGCTATTCACAGTGTTTTTGGTTATTTATACTCTCACCATCCTAGGAAACATCACTATTATTtcagtggtgacactggagcCAAGACTTCATTTGCCCATGTACAAATTTCTCAAGAACCTCTCTTTCCTAGAGGTCTGTTACACCACCACAGTTGTACCCAAGACGCTGGCCAATCTACTGGCAAAGAGGAAGAGCATCTCCTTCTCAGGATGTATGGCACAGCTTTATTACTTCATTTCCTTGGGAGCCACTGAGTGCTACCTTTTGGCAGTGATGGCATATGACCGATACGTTGCGGTCTGTGAACCCCTGCACTATGGTGTGGTCATGACTGCTGAGTCTTATACCTGTCTGGCTATGGGCTGCTGGGTCACTGGTGTTTTCACTGGTTTTCTGCCCTGTCTGATGGTCTCCAGATTGCGTTTCTGCAGTGACAACCTCATTAATCACTTCTTCTGTGATATCCCTCCACTGTTGAAGCTTTCATGCTCAGACACCACTGTCACAGAAGCTGTCATCTTCATCCTCTCTTTTCTGGTACTTGCCAGCTGTTTTCTGTTGACTCTTGTCTCATACCTACTTATAATTCTCAGTATCCTGAAGATACCCTCCGCTTCTGGAAAAAGAATTACCTTCTCCACCTGCAGCTCACACCTCATGGTAGTGACTATATACTATGGTACGATGATCTCCATGTATGTCCGTCCCTCCTACAACCTGTCCTCAGAGATCAATAAGGCTGTATCTGTGCTCTACACAGTAGTCACACCCCTTCTCAACCCAGTAATCTACAGCTTGAGAAACAAGGCATTCAAGAAGGCCTTGGGAAAAATAGTCATCAGACACCATCGTCTTCATTCTTTGTGA
- the LOC102089215 gene encoding alpha-2,8-sialyltransferase 8E isoform X2: MPNNIIQKEYVRQGLLKMHKLWLTLLPVAAVSLVYMYFLVLNDRPDIEVPEAEACQRLLSNLTQPQKVNEGWGLRHVKLMQNCHWKFNTTALAQYRAELGRCCNASAWLAVTQDNTPLGSEIVYDAYPSKRLKVSSGLLEILPEKSPFQESPYKTCAVVGNGGILRNSSCGSKIDGHEFVIRFNLPSVDFPEDVGKKSSIVTVNPSILHKRCHSLQQMQQLLKIRRA; encoded by the exons ATGCCAAACAACATCATCCAGAAGGAGTATGTGAGGCAAGGACTGCTGAAGATGCACAAGCTATGGCTCACATTGCTACCTGTAGCTGCAGTCTCACTTGTCTATATGTACTTTCTGGTGTTGAATGATAG gcCTGACATTGAGGTTCCAGAAGCAGAAGCATGTCAAAGACTGTTGAGCAACCTAACACAACCTCAGAA GGTGAATGAGGGCTGGGGCCTGAGACATGTGAAGTTAATGCAGAACTGCCACTGGAAGTTCAACACCACTGCTTTGGCCCAGTACAG GGCAGAGCTTGGGCGCTGCTGCAATGCCTCAGCCTGGCTGGCTGTGACACAAGACAACACACCACTGGGGTCTGAGATTGTCTATGATGCCTATCCCTCAAAGCGATTGAAAGTTAGCAGTGGCTTGCTGGAGATCTTGCCAGAG AAATCCCCCTTTCAAGAGTCTCCCTACAAAACCTGTGCTGTAGTGGGAAATGGAGGAATCCTCAGGAACAGTAGCTGTGGCTCTAAAATTGATGGGCACGAGTTTGTAATCAG GTTTAACTTGCCTTCTGTGGACTTTCCTGAGGATGTGGGCAAAAAATCAAGCATTGTCACTGTGAATCCTAGTATCCTTCATAAAAG
- the LOC102089215 gene encoding alpha-2,8-sialyltransferase 8E isoform X1 — protein MPNNIIQKEYVRQGLLKMHKLWLTLLPVAAVSLVYMYFLVLNDRPDIEVPEAEACQRLLSNLTQPQKVNEGWGLRHVKLMQNCHWKFNTTALAQYRAELGRCCNASAWLAVTQDNTPLGSEIVYDAYPSKRLKVSSGLLEILPEKSPFQESPYKTCAVVGNGGILRNSSCGSKIDGHEFVIRFNLPSVDFPEDVGKKSSIVTVNPSILHKRFHGLNGRRLPFVKAAASYGKTWFLIPAFSYPSNSEASYRALYALQDSASQSHIFFFHPQYLSSLSKYWHDHGFHTPRLSSGFMLVNAALELCQHITLYGFWPFSLHPDGHSLPHHYYDNVLPNSRIHIMPKEFTYYVDMHFHGVLQLHLGRC, from the exons ATGCCAAACAACATCATCCAGAAGGAGTATGTGAGGCAAGGACTGCTGAAGATGCACAAGCTATGGCTCACATTGCTACCTGTAGCTGCAGTCTCACTTGTCTATATGTACTTTCTGGTGTTGAATGATAG gcCTGACATTGAGGTTCCAGAAGCAGAAGCATGTCAAAGACTGTTGAGCAACCTAACACAACCTCAGAA GGTGAATGAGGGCTGGGGCCTGAGACATGTGAAGTTAATGCAGAACTGCCACTGGAAGTTCAACACCACTGCTTTGGCCCAGTACAG GGCAGAGCTTGGGCGCTGCTGCAATGCCTCAGCCTGGCTGGCTGTGACACAAGACAACACACCACTGGGGTCTGAGATTGTCTATGATGCCTATCCCTCAAAGCGATTGAAAGTTAGCAGTGGCTTGCTGGAGATCTTGCCAGAG AAATCCCCCTTTCAAGAGTCTCCCTACAAAACCTGTGCTGTAGTGGGAAATGGAGGAATCCTCAGGAACAGTAGCTGTGGCTCTAAAATTGATGGGCACGAGTTTGTAATCAG GTTTAACTTGCCTTCTGTGGACTTTCCTGAGGATGTGGGCAAAAAATCAAGCATTGTCACTGTGAATCCTAGTATCCTTCATAAAAG GTTTCATGGTCTGAATGGTCGACGCCTGCCATTTGTGAAGGCAGCAGCTTCCTATGGAAAGACTTGGTTCCTCATCCCAGCTTTCTCCTACCCCAGTAACAGTGAGGCTTCTTATCGAGCCCTCTATGCCCTACAGGACTCTGCCTCCCAGTCACATATCTTCTTCTTCCACCCTCAGTACCTGAGTAGTCTAAGCAAGTACTGGCATGACCATGGCTTTCATACGCCTCGCCTCTCCTCAGGTTTCATGCTGGTGAACGCTGCTCTGGAGTTGTGCCAACACATTACCCTCTATGGATTCTGGCCCTTCTCTTTGCATCCTGATGGCCATTCCCTGCCCCATCATTACTATGACAATGTGCTTCCCAACAGCAGGATACACATCATGCCCAAAGAGTTCACTTACTATGTGGATATGCACTTCCATGGTGTGTTGCAGCTGCATCTGGGGCGGTGCTAA